The Coffea arabica cultivar ET-39 chromosome 10e, Coffea Arabica ET-39 HiFi, whole genome shotgun sequence region ATTGCTTTGCAGGAAGAGTTTCAACTTGCACTATTTaagacaaataaaaaggagaGCTTGTTTGCTGATCGGGTACTTTCTGCAAATGTTGAACAATAGAATTGATATGTTTGATTCATGTCTGTCTCCATTAGGAGTATGTAGCTTTTCTGAGCTGTTTTCCGACGCCCCCTGTTCTCTTTGTGCGGAAAGTATTCAAACTTAGTCACCTTTCCTTTTGATAATCGATgacaaaatcattaaaaattcccaggtatttgacttgtttgacaCAAAGCATAATGGGATATTAGATTTTGAGGAGTTTGCACGCTCTCTTTCAGTCTTTCACCCAAATGCTCCGATTGATGATAAGATTGAATGTAACCATCTTTCTTATTTCTTCTTTACGCCGTTGTTTCATGCATATACTCCCTGGTATATCAATATATCTCTTTCAGTTCAGTAAAAGATTCTTATTTTTCTATTCTGTGCtccttttcattttatttaccTATTAGTTGACATTTAATTATTGTGGCCTGTGGTCGAACTTGCCTTAATTTGAATGCGGATTTTGTTGTTCATACCttctcctccttttcttttcaccaAGTCTTCTGAATCTCTTTAGTTGCTCTTTATTGTTTCAGGTTTTGCTTTGCGGTAGAAAACAGTTGATTCTACAACAGATGAAGAGCAAAATAAAGGCTTTTTTAGAGCTGCATATGTAACTTCTTCCTGTATCTATATTTCAAGAAGTTATAATTTTGCATATCCTTGCATTCAACTTGAACAGTAGCCTTCAGGTCATTTCAGGGATCCTGCTGGTGCCATTGACTCTCGCGCTGACCATCTTTATGTTTTGGCATGTTTATCTTATTCTGCAAAACAAGACCACAATAGAGGTTTGCATTGGTGGtgatagtatttttttttcatctatCTGGCATCTGATCAAGTCTGATGACCACTTCCTACCTTTTTTATCGTACAGTACCATGAAGGTGTGAGAGTTATGTGGCTTGCTGAAAAAAGAGATTATCTGTATTCACATCCATATGATCTTGGTACTTATGAGAATATGATATCAGTAAGtcgtttctctcttctcttgttCTTAGTAGCAAATAAGAGAGCCTAGAGTAGGCACTTCATTTGGCTGATCAAATTAGGCTTCTTGTGCATAGAAGTTTACTAACTAATACTGTAGATATCATGGTACAACATGCTCTCCGAGATATGGTCTTAGCTTTCTAGGCATTTATACGTGATTTACTTGACTTGCAGGTTTTAGGTCCAAATATCTTTTGCTGGGTATGTCCCACCTCAGAGCAGATTGGTTCTGGCCTTCGTTTCCGCACCAACAATCTGATGGTCCTATATCATTTATTGATGATAATCAAATTATGGTGTCCGCATGCTTTCTTTTTGGAAATACAGCCATTAAAAAAGTGTCTTGTGTAGCTCCTCCTTACATCCACGTTGTTGCAGAAGTAGTCAAAGTTGACTGGACTTCTGAAGCAGTCAGATGTAAAATAGGACCCTCCTTctcatgactttttttttttttttcaaaagtacCATCCTTATACAATCATGTACAAATGACAGAGTTCCAGGCTAACTCACAACAACTTCAAGTAGAAGAGATAGCTCAAAAATTGTAACTTAAAGATGTTGTAATGTTGTGACTCTCAGGAAGTGTATGAACCATAATTCATTTAGTTGatgttttgattgaatttgTTGCAAAATTTAGGTCCCGACTCTGAAATTGGAGAGTTTTATATGGGGCTTCTATTTTCCTTTGTTTGATGAGTATTTGAAATGTGATTGATGAAAGCATTATTACTAGGAGGCATAAACCGCGTGATGTGCATTGGAATGAATAAAAAACATGCCTAATTAAACATAGATTCATGAAATAAGAATGTTTGGTGGATAATAACCTTTATAGTTTATCAAGAATAAATATTCTTTAGGAGACTTGAGATCCTTGGTCACATATTTGTCTTCAGCTAGCATTTTATCTAGAAGAGATGACATTTTATCTAGAAGAGATGACCGCTGGCGAGTATTCTTCTCAGAAGTTGTCATGGCGGCAACAACAGGATAGTTTATCAAAAAGGGCCTTATCAAAAAGAGCAGCCTTTATGGGTGAAGCCAATGCCTTTAACTACTTTCCAGTCCTACAATTTTCCAGTTTAAAATAGTTTCTTGGCACTCCGCCAGCTTTTCTAAAGCTACTACAATCTCCCAGTCCTGCAAATACAAAGCAACAAAGGAAATTCATAAATCATGAtattttccagtttattagtaGGAGAGAAATGACTGTTAGTAAAGGATTATGCCACCATCAATGAATTACGGAAAGATCTGAAAACAGTTCAACAATCTTAGAACTCTTTGCGTTAGCGAGATATTTCTTTATATTTCACAATTTTAGAACTCTTTTACTGTTAGCCAATTCAACTAAAGAGGAATTCAAAAACTGTacccatttcatttttatttcattgaTCAACTCGATTAACTCATAGTCAACTAATATGAGaattcaatcacttttttttcaaactaCTATAATCACAATTGGATCAGTATTGCTATATATAATGAAAATGCCTTCAAATTTAGCTTAGTATTTCCCTTTTTGTCCTATGAAGCATAATATATACTTGTGGTCACACTCTATGTTTCTACACTTcatgaaaaatagtaaacttGATTCTCATGTTAAACAAGAAATGGAGTGAGATAAAAGAAGAATTTCCCAAGTTCCAACGAAAGTAGTTCTATATCTCGACAGTACTTTTTCTCTCTTATAAAGTACGATATATTTAGATCATCACATCCTACGCTTCTGCACTTCATGAAAAATGCTGAACTTTATTCTCATGCTAAACGAGTAATAAAGTAAGATAGGAGAAGAATTCACCAAATTTTAACtaaaaaaatattaactttaaatcCTAGCAGTACCTCTCTATAAATCTAAATAAATATTCGTACTATTTTTGTAAAACGATTTTGCCGTCTACTTATTCATGTATATTTATGCTTAGCTGTGTACACATTATTAACCAACAAACATTTTTGTTCCATGAATCCACATGCTTAAGGGGGCATATTTTATGTTTATCCCAACGCGCAACGCGCGTTATATGCCTCCTAGTTTCATCTAAGGATTCTACTTTCTCTACTGCTAGTTGTTGGCGGTGATATTCTCTGAGCAATAATTTTTGTGtgagagcatttttatttttacgTTGTAATTTTTCATTGATTTTGTTGGGCCATTGTTCACTGATTACTCTTGTCCTTCTCTCTCTGATTAATTGACTAGTTTGCCttcctcttctttctctttaatttatttatttattattttctcaACTCACTGATTTGGTTTTGAGTTTTTTACCATAATCTTTTcttatattttaattctttttctttaaagtgatcctttt contains the following coding sequences:
- the LOC113703503 gene encoding calcineurin B-like protein 2 isoform X1, with the protein product MLRCLDGVKHLLSAVVNCCDSEIYKQPRGLENPEALARETVFSVSEIEALYEVFKKISSAVIDDRLINKAIDFTEEFQLALFKTNKKESLFADRVLLCGRKQLILQQMKSKIKAFLELHMDPAGAIDSRADHLYVLACLSYSAKQDHNRVP
- the LOC113703503 gene encoding calcineurin B-like protein 2 isoform X4, which gives rise to MASFGELVSYLRKGKAAVSVSEIEALYEVFKKISSAVIDDRLINKAIDFTEEFQLALFKTNKKESLFADRVLLCGRKQLILQQMKSKIKAFLELHMDPAGAIDSRADHLYVLACLSYSAKQDHNRVP